The following coding sequences are from one Lolium rigidum isolate FL_2022 chromosome 6, APGP_CSIRO_Lrig_0.1, whole genome shotgun sequence window:
- the LOC124662602 gene encoding uncharacterized protein LOC124662602, which produces MSALEPDLGAMVTGPVNKKVRALGTEGWSKWSLLQDDLVRRIADSFLASNDLDHYMCLRAVCPSWRSATDDPKDNASDPVFHPLRWIILDEVFQGDDDMRILLNTHTGRFLHKKLPLLREYYVVATTPSGFFVLAEKTRPHRARVFNPLTGCLTCFPWPVPLEAGVAQVGRDDGLFCLYFLGGSSHKFYTAVPEIESVFSRDCQQEVYSTFRDVVLPGAYPQYISAPALAAAFDALSDLLSSHSDFVKFLSSDLPEDDVNNIRFRCYVVGLAAQVFLHVEMQGRTPIVFKVNTKIGKFEPVESIGTFTIFIGYHRCLTVDADKFPAIEANCVYYTQHSGSSAHICKYNLSDKKVERFSEVAEFVKQDKQFVLVAARPFTIIQLLCSYTINRRDSELALQQMVQGAEQSCSNFVDG; this is translated from the coding sequence ATGTCGGCGCTGGAACCGGATCTTGGGGCAATGGTGACCGGGCCTGTCAACAAGAAAGTTCGGGCCCTGGGGACTGAAGGCTGGTCCAAATGGTCCTTGCTGCAGGACGACCTTGTCCGCCGCATCGCCGACTCCTTCCTTGCCTCCAACGACCTCGACCACTACATGTGCCTCCGCGCCGTCTGCCCCAGCTGGCGCTCCGCCACCGATGACCCTAAGGATAATGCCTCCGACCCCGTGTTCCACCCGCTCCGGTGGATCATCCTCGACGAGGTCTTCCAAGGCGACGATGACATGCGGATTCTGTTGAACACCCACACCGGGCGCTTCCTGCACAAAAAGCTGCCCCTGCTCCGTGAATACTATGTCGTGGCCACCACCCCCAGCGGATTCTTCGTCTTGGCAGAGAAGACCCGTCCTCACAGAGCTCGTGTCTTCAACCCTCTCACCGGCTGCTTGACCTGTTTCCCATGGCCGGTGCCCCTCGAGGCGGGGGTCGCCCAGGTCGGCCGTGATGACGGCTTGTTCTGCCTCTATTTTCTTGGTGGCTCGTCTCACAAATTTTACACGGCCGTTCCGGAAATTGAAAGTGTCTTCTCTAGAGACTGTCAGCAAGAAGTTTACAGTACTTTCCGGGATGTAGTCCTACCTGGTGCCTACCCACAATACATCTCTGCACCGGCGTTGGCTGCTGCATTTGATGCGCTATCCGATCTTCTGAGTTCTCATTCTGATTTTGTCAAGTTTTTATCGAGTGATCTTCCTGAAGATGATGTAAACAACATCCGGTTCCGGTGTTATGTAGTGGGTTTGGCTGCACAAGTTTTTCTGCACGTCGAAATGCAAGGAAGAACGCCCATTGTGTTCAAGGTGAACACCAAGATAGGCAAGTTCGAGCCTGTGGAGAGCATCGGCACATTTACCATCTTCATTGGTTACCACAGGTGCCTGACCGTGGATGCTGATAAGTTCCCTGCCATCGAGGCAAACTGCGTCTATTACACACAACACTCGGGTTCATCGGCTCACATCTGCAAGTACAACCTCAGCGACAAGAAAGTAGAGAGGTTCTCTGAAGTTGCCGAATTCGTTAAGCAGGACAAGCAGTTTGTCCTCGTCGCTGCCCGTCCTTTCACGATCATCCAGCTTCTCTGCAGCTACACAATCAACCGCAGGGATTCTGAATTGGCATTGCAACAAATGGTACAAGGCGCCGAGCAATCTTGTTCCAACTTTGTGGATGGGTGA